The Bradyrhizobium guangxiense genomic sequence GGGCGCGATCCCGCCGCGGCCGCGCTGATCGAACGCATTCGCAAGGTGGAGTGAGCCGCGTTGGCTGCACTTGGACATCACGATCACGCAGACCGGCCGCCCGGCCCGCTCGGGCGGATGCGGGCGCGGCTGGTCGGCGTGCTGCGGGCGGTGCCGATCCGCTGGCGCATCCTGTCGATCGCCGCGCTCAACTCCGCCGTGGTGGTGGTGCTGGTGGCCATGATCTGGAACGGCGCGCAGGTGCTGGGCTCGGCCTGGGACGACGTCCGCCAGGTGCGCGAATCCGACCGGATCCTGGCGCTGCTCGAAAGCGAGACCGGGCGGCTGCAGAACCTGATCCACCGCTACATCAATCAGCCGAGCCCGGACCTGTTCGCCGAGATCCTGCTGCTGCGCGAGGCGGTGCTGGGCACGCTGACCAACCGCGCCGCCAAGGATCCGATGCTGTCGGGCTCGGTCGAGGAGCTCGAGCGCACCACCGACCGCTTCCTCAACGGTTTCGGCGAGCTGCGCAGCGTGCAGGCCACCATCGCCAAGACCTATGAGGAGCAGGTGCAGGGCCCGGCCAAGGACATGGCCGGCCTTTATTCCATCATCGAGGGCGCCACCGGCCATCGCGACGCGCTGATCTGGCCCTCGCTGGGAAAATCCCGCGAGGCCTTCACTGCGATGCTGGTGGCGGCCAATTCCTACTATCTGTCGCTATCGCCGGGCGCGGCCGACGACGCCCGCCGCAACACCGAGACGATCGAGAAGACCATCCCCGTGATGATCGATCTCGCCGACAACGACCTGCAGAAGATGGCGCTGCAACGGCTCGGCGCCCGCACCGCCGCGCTGCGCGAGGGCTTTGCAAAGCTTTCCGAGCAGCTTGCGAGCCGCACCGAGCTCCTGCGCAACACCATCGACGCCAGCCAGGCCGAGGCGATCGGCGCCATCGACGACCTCTCCACCAAGATGCGCCAGCGCGAGCAGAAGGCGCAGGAGACGTTTGACCGCACCCTGGCCGACATTTCCAGGCGCGTGCTGTCGATCGCGGTGATCTTCCTCGGCATCATCCTGACCGCCGGCGTGATGATCGCATTGTCGATCCGCCTGCCGCTGCAGCAGATCATGACCGCGATGCGCGCGATCACGCTCGGCGATCTCGACCGC encodes the following:
- a CDS encoding sensor histidine kinase, encoding MRARLVGVLRAVPIRWRILSIAALNSAVVVVLVAMIWNGAQVLGSAWDDVRQVRESDRILALLESETGRLQNLIHRYINQPSPDLFAEILLLREAVLGTLTNRAAKDPMLSGSVEELERTTDRFLNGFGELRSVQATIAKTYEEQVQGPAKDMAGLYSIIEGATGHRDALIWPSLGKSREAFTAMLVAANSYYLSLSPGAADDARRNTETIEKTIPVMIDLADNDLQKMALQRLGARTAALREGFAKLSEQLASRTELLRNTIDASQAEAIGAIDDLSTKMRQREQKAQETFDRTLADISRRVLSIAVIFLGIILTAGVMIALSIRLPLQQIMTAMRAITLGDLDREVQGTKARDEVGAMARAVEVFRENAIAKRETEDELRASKEKAESALLELNTAQQNLIDAERLAALGGLVAGVAHEVNNPIGISLTVASSFARRTEIFEAQLKGDGGLRRSQLEEFVQSSRDASQQLVANLQRAGELIQSFKQVAVDRSHAERRQFSLSEATDQIIASLRPVLKRSPITLGVDVPEGLLLDGYPGSYGQILTNLFLNAANHAFADGRAGTITISARPRGTDDIELIFTDDGAGMTPDVQRQAFDPFFTTRRNEGGTGLGLHIVYNLVTQQLGGRMMLESKLGQGTTFRIIMPRVAKGGAQSTESDGTSQWPNRTMSST